The proteins below are encoded in one region of Bosea sp. BIWAKO-01:
- the mdoH gene encoding glucans biosynthesis glucosyltransferase MdoH, whose product MDVVTEMPPRAAETAPRPGLPRPEAATPPENRLVMPVQSFRSWKAAERRKPAAPLAWTTPWLKRLFVFGGGLVLTAYGAWEMYNVVSVSRTTFLQYVLLLLFTVNFSWIALAFTSALMGFFGLLFRTGRTERAESLQHRTVVVMPIYNESTARTFAALAAIRESVEATGLGAHFDYFIVSDTTNPDVWIAEERAFLALRERLGPGARVYYRHRPKNHHRKAGNIADFVTRWGGDYEHMVVLDADSLMTGTCIVRLAAAMEADPDAGIIQSLPLIINRNTFFARLQQFAARVYGPVIATGLAMWSGRDGNYWGHNAIIRTKAFADHCGLPDLKGKPPFGGHVLSHDFVEAALMRRAGWSVYMLPDLTGSYEESPPSLIDISVRDRRWAQGNLQHSRIIGAKGFVWSTRQHFATGIMGYLASPFWLMQLVVGILIVLQVNYARPEYFTQEFTLFPVWPRFDPERALNLFALTMAILLAPKLFGLLLTLFDGKLRRACGGTIRLILSSLLEILFSAFFAPIMMLIQSGSVFQILLGRDTGWNPQRRDDGSIPLKDIIRRHRMHTALGAIAGISAFMIATSLFAWMSPTIVGLVLAIPLSWASGQLALGLWLKRHKLLVTPEEGDPPAIALRANALQEEFAKAGFDEADGLKALHADPRLRAEHDMMLPEAHPRRRGEVEPERAVAQAKLVEAETIDEAAIWLKPRERMVVLHDRALVGLLSSLQPSKD is encoded by the coding sequence ATGGACGTGGTGACCGAGATGCCGCCGCGCGCGGCCGAAACCGCCCCCCGTCCGGGCCTGCCCCGCCCGGAGGCAGCGACCCCGCCTGAGAACCGGCTGGTGATGCCGGTCCAGTCCTTCCGCAGCTGGAAGGCCGCGGAACGCCGCAAGCCCGCCGCACCTCTGGCCTGGACGACGCCATGGCTGAAGCGCCTCTTCGTCTTCGGCGGTGGCCTCGTGCTCACCGCTTATGGCGCCTGGGAAATGTACAATGTCGTGTCGGTCAGCCGCACGACCTTCCTGCAGTATGTCTTGCTGCTGCTGTTCACGGTCAACTTCTCGTGGATCGCACTCGCCTTCACCAGCGCGCTGATGGGTTTCTTCGGCCTGCTGTTCCGGACCGGCCGGACCGAACGGGCGGAATCCCTGCAGCATCGCACCGTCGTGGTGATGCCGATCTACAATGAATCGACAGCGCGGACCTTCGCGGCGCTGGCCGCGATCCGGGAATCGGTAGAGGCCACGGGCCTCGGGGCGCATTTCGACTATTTCATCGTCTCGGACACGACCAATCCTGACGTCTGGATCGCCGAAGAGCGCGCCTTTCTCGCTCTGCGCGAACGACTCGGCCCCGGCGCGCGCGTCTATTATCGGCACCGCCCGAAGAACCATCATCGCAAGGCCGGCAATATCGCCGATTTCGTCACCCGTTGGGGCGGGGACTACGAGCACATGGTCGTGCTCGACGCCGACAGCCTGATGACCGGTACCTGCATCGTGCGCCTCGCTGCCGCGATGGAGGCCGATCCCGACGCAGGAATCATCCAGTCGCTGCCGCTGATCATCAATCGCAACACCTTCTTCGCGCGGTTGCAGCAATTCGCGGCGCGGGTCTACGGACCGGTGATCGCGACCGGCCTCGCCATGTGGTCGGGCCGCGACGGCAACTACTGGGGACATAACGCGATCATTCGCACCAAGGCGTTCGCCGATCATTGCGGGCTGCCCGATCTGAAGGGCAAGCCCCCCTTCGGCGGACATGTCCTGAGCCATGACTTCGTCGAGGCCGCGCTGATGCGCCGCGCCGGCTGGTCGGTCTACATGCTTCCCGACCTGACCGGCTCGTATGAGGAGAGCCCGCCCTCGCTGATCGACATCTCGGTACGCGACCGCCGCTGGGCGCAGGGCAACCTCCAGCACTCGCGCATCATCGGCGCCAAGGGTTTCGTCTGGTCGACGCGCCAGCATTTCGCCACCGGCATCATGGGCTATCTCGCCTCGCCGTTCTGGTTGATGCAGCTGGTGGTCGGCATTCTGATCGTGCTGCAGGTCAATTACGCGCGACCTGAGTACTTCACGCAGGAGTTCACGCTCTTCCCGGTCTGGCCGCGCTTCGACCCCGAACGCGCCTTGAACCTGTTCGCCCTGACCATGGCGATCCTGCTCGCGCCAAAGCTCTTTGGTCTGCTGCTGACCCTGTTCGACGGCAAACTGCGACGCGCCTGCGGCGGCACCATCCGGCTGATTCTCTCGTCGCTGCTCGAGATCCTGTTCTCGGCCTTCTTCGCTCCGATCATGATGCTGATCCAGTCAGGTTCGGTCTTCCAGATCCTGCTCGGACGCGACACGGGCTGGAACCCGCAGCGTCGCGACGACGGCTCGATTCCGCTGAAGGACATCATCCGCCGCCACCGAATGCACACGGCGCTCGGCGCCATCGCCGGTATCTCGGCCTTCATGATCGCGACCTCGCTCTTCGCCTGGATGTCGCCGACGATCGTGGGTCTCGTACTGGCGATTCCGCTGTCCTGGGCTTCGGGCCAGCTCGCGCTCGGGCTCTGGCTGAAGCGGCACAAGCTCCTGGTGACGCCGGAGGAAGGCGACCCGCCGGCGATCGCGCTGCGTGCCAATGCGCTGCAGGAGGAATTCGCCAAGGCGGGCTTCGACGAAGCCGACGGCCTCAAGGCCCTGCATGCCGATCCGCGCCTGCGCGCCGAGCACGACATGATGCTCCCCGAGGCGCATCCGCGCCGCCGCGGTGAAGTCGAGCCCGAGCGCGCCGTCGCACAGGCAAAGCTGGTCGAGGCGGAGACGATCGACGAAGCGGCTATCTGGCTGAAGCCGAGGGAACGCATGGTCGTACTTCACGACCGCGCTCTGGTTGGATTGCTGTCCTCGTTGCAGCCGTCGAAGGACTAG
- a CDS encoding glucan biosynthesis protein yields MIAEGQRFDAALVVEAARMLSRRPMVPVTTNDLPEGYATLPFDQFSGIRAQPGGLIWAGENRGFTVEPLHRGYVFSAPVSLFTVEDEVVRRVAFDRGKFDYGKVAPPPAGVDLQFSGFRVSAGLERPYEVAIFQGATFFRAVARGQNFGALARALILRPGETRGEEIPFFRAFWIERPNPASGMLVIHALLDSESLSGAVRMTLRPGDVTFIDVEMTLFARQALDHVGFGCTMGTFMSGAQSRRTFDDVRPAVHEVSGVQMLTGGGEWIYRPVSNPTNLQVSSFVDTNPRGFGLVQRERDPAAFQDDDQRFELRPSVWMEPLGEWGAGSVQLIEIPSESDVNDNIISYWRPRQPIAAGSETTVAYRQAWCWQPPERPPLVLATRMRQGRGTQGRRRRFFVEFTGDKLADPAVVAATRANITATPGAIHGLRLWPYPERKLMRVGFEVDPGNENLSELRLVLEAGGQPVSETWLNRWTW; encoded by the coding sequence GTGATCGCGGAAGGTCAGCGTTTCGACGCCGCACTGGTTGTCGAGGCCGCCCGCATGTTGTCGCGGCGCCCGATGGTTCCGGTAACGACCAATGATCTGCCCGAGGGTTACGCCACCCTGCCCTTCGACCAGTTCTCCGGGATTCGTGCGCAACCCGGCGGTCTGATCTGGGCTGGAGAGAATCGCGGCTTCACGGTCGAGCCCCTGCATCGCGGCTACGTCTTTTCTGCGCCCGTCAGCCTGTTCACTGTCGAGGACGAAGTGGTGCGCCGCGTTGCGTTCGATCGCGGCAAGTTCGACTACGGCAAGGTCGCTCCGCCGCCGGCGGGCGTCGATCTGCAGTTCTCGGGATTCAGGGTTTCCGCTGGGCTCGAGCGGCCCTACGAGGTTGCGATCTTCCAGGGAGCGACCTTTTTCCGCGCAGTTGCGCGCGGACAGAACTTCGGTGCGCTGGCGCGCGCGCTGATCCTGCGCCCCGGCGAGACGCGCGGCGAGGAGATTCCCTTCTTTCGCGCCTTCTGGATCGAGCGCCCCAATCCGGCATCGGGCATGCTCGTGATTCACGCCCTGCTCGATTCCGAGAGTCTGTCAGGGGCGGTCAGGATGACCCTCCGCCCGGGCGACGTCACCTTCATCGATGTCGAGATGACCCTGTTTGCGCGACAGGCTCTGGACCATGTCGGATTCGGCTGCACCATGGGCACCTTCATGTCGGGGGCCCAGAGCCGCCGGACGTTCGACGATGTCCGCCCGGCCGTGCATGAAGTCTCGGGTGTGCAGATGCTCACCGGCGGCGGCGAATGGATCTACCGTCCGGTCAGCAACCCGACCAATCTGCAGGTCTCCTCCTTCGTCGACACCAATCCGCGTGGTTTCGGCCTCGTCCAGCGAGAGCGTGATCCGGCAGCGTTCCAGGATGATGACCAGCGCTTCGAGCTTCGCCCCAGTGTCTGGATGGAACCGCTCGGAGAATGGGGGGCCGGATCGGTCCAGCTGATCGAGATTCCAAGCGAATCCGACGTCAATGACAACATCATTTCCTACTGGCGGCCGCGCCAGCCGATCGCTGCAGGCAGCGAGACCACCGTCGCCTATCGCCAGGCGTGGTGCTGGCAGCCGCCCGAGCGGCCACCGCTCGTCCTGGCCACGCGCATGCGTCAGGGCCGCGGCACGCAGGGCCGGCGGCGGCGGTTCTTCGTCGAGTTTACCGGCGACAAGCTGGCGGACCCCGCTGTGGTTGCCGCGACGCGCGCCAATATCACGGCGACGCCCGGGGCGATCCACGGCTTGCGTCTTTGGCCCTATCCGGAACGTAAGCTGATGCGCGTCGGCTTTGAGGTCGACCCTGGCAACGAGAATCTCTCCGAACTGCGCCTTGTGCTCGAGGCCGGTGGCCAGCCCGTATCGGAAACCTGGTTGAATCGATGGACGTGGTGA
- the glmU gene encoding bifunctional UDP-N-acetylglucosamine diphosphorylase/glucosamine-1-phosphate N-acetyltransferase GlmU gives MQPGRTCLAVILAAGEGTRMKSQRPKVLHEMAGRSLLGHALAAVAAAGADAVAVVIGPDRPDVAAEVEALLPSARVFVQAERRGTAHAVLAARAALAEGYDDVLVAFADTPLVRPETFLSLRAGLADGAPVVALGFEAADPTGYGRFVMRDGVLEAIVEHKDASAAERTIQFCNAGLMALDGRHALAILDSIGNSNAQNEFYLTDAPALARAKGLKVVALSAPESEVQGVNDRAQLAAAEAEFQRRKRLAVMKEGATLIAPETVFFSYDTTIGSDVLIEPNVVFGPGVSVADGAVIHAFSHLEGAEVGPQASVGPYGRLRPGAKLARKAKVGNFVEIKAADIGEGAKVSHLTYIGDASVGAEANIGAGTITCNYDGFFKYKTTIGAGAFVGSNSSLVAPVTIGDGAYVGSGSVITSDVPPDGLAIARGRQVGRDGWAKVFREKAKVRKLSAAKNTD, from the coding sequence ATGCAGCCCGGACGCACCTGCCTTGCAGTTATTCTCGCCGCGGGCGAGGGCACCCGGATGAAATCGCAGCGCCCGAAGGTGCTGCATGAGATGGCCGGCCGCTCGCTGCTCGGCCATGCACTCGCAGCAGTTGCTGCGGCGGGAGCAGATGCGGTCGCGGTGGTGATCGGGCCGGATCGACCGGACGTCGCAGCCGAGGTCGAGGCGCTCTTGCCGTCGGCACGCGTCTTCGTCCAGGCCGAGCGCCGCGGCACGGCGCATGCGGTTCTTGCGGCGCGTGCGGCGCTGGCCGAGGGCTATGACGATGTCCTCGTCGCCTTCGCGGATACACCGCTGGTTCGGCCTGAGACCTTCCTGTCGCTGCGGGCTGGGCTCGCCGATGGTGCGCCGGTTGTCGCGTTGGGATTCGAGGCTGCCGACCCGACTGGCTACGGGCGGTTTGTGATGCGTGACGGCGTGCTGGAAGCGATCGTCGAGCACAAGGATGCGAGCGCTGCCGAGCGGACAATCCAGTTCTGCAATGCCGGGCTGATGGCCTTGGATGGCCGGCACGCACTTGCCATTCTCGATTCAATCGGCAACTCGAACGCCCAGAACGAATTCTATTTGACCGACGCCCCGGCGCTGGCGCGCGCCAAAGGCTTGAAGGTGGTCGCGCTGAGCGCCCCCGAAAGCGAAGTGCAGGGTGTCAATGACCGCGCCCAACTCGCCGCTGCGGAAGCAGAGTTCCAGCGCCGCAAGCGCCTGGCGGTCATGAAGGAGGGGGCGACGCTGATTGCGCCCGAGACGGTGTTCTTCAGCTACGACACGACAATCGGCAGCGATGTCCTGATCGAACCCAATGTCGTCTTTGGCCCCGGCGTCAGCGTTGCCGATGGCGCGGTGATTCATGCCTTCTCGCATCTGGAGGGCGCCGAGGTTGGCCCGCAGGCGAGCGTCGGGCCTTATGGCCGGCTGCGCCCCGGCGCGAAGCTGGCGCGCAAGGCTAAGGTCGGGAACTTCGTGGAGATCAAGGCGGCGGATATCGGGGAAGGAGCCAAGGTCAGCCATCTCACCTATATCGGGGACGCGAGCGTCGGCGCAGAGGCCAATATCGGCGCCGGTACGATCACCTGTAATTATGACGGATTCTTCAAATACAAAACGACGATCGGTGCCGGCGCCTTTGTCGGTTCGAACTCGTCGCTGGTTGCCCCGGTGACGATCGGCGATGGGGCTTATGTCGGCTCCGGTTCGGTCATCACCTCCGATGTTCCGCCTGACGGGCTGGCGATCGCCCGCGGCAGGCAAGTCGGGCGGGACGGTTGGGCGAAGGTGTTCCGGGAGAAGGCAAAGGTCAGGAAGCTGAGCGCGGCCAAGAACACGGATTGA
- the glmS gene encoding glutamine--fructose-6-phosphate transaminase (isomerizing), translated as MCGIVGILGKEAVAIQVVEALRRLEYRGYDSAGVATLEKGLLTRRRAEGKLRNLEIRLSNEPLDGMIGIGHTRWATHGKPNETNAHPHATEKLAVVHNGIIENFRELRAELEAAGRVFETETDTEIVAHLVTSEMERGKDPVAAVAASLPRLRGAFALAFLFQGEEDLLIGARKGSPLAVGVGDGEMYLGSDALALAPFTNLIAYLEEGDWVVLHRKSATFYDVTGAQVERRAQRVAAGTFLVEKGNYHHFMAKEIHEQPEVVGHTLTKYLDMAAGTVRLPFDAPFDWKALSRLSISACGTAYYAGLTAKYWFEKLARLPVEIDVASEFRYREAPLPKDGLALFVSQSGETADTLACLRYARQEGQHVLSVVNVLTSTIARESDAVAPTLAGPEIGVASTKAFTCQLTALASLALAAARARGTLSEAEEARYVRELIALPGLMAQALTLEPEIEKLARKLSKARDVLYLGRGTSFPMALEGALKLKEISYIHAEGYPAGELKHGPIALIDEDMPVIVIAPHDALFEKTASNMQEVAARGGRIILITDAKGAAECGIEPEVTIVMPDMDPLFAPIVYAVPIQMIAYQTAVFMGKDVDQPRNLAKSVTVE; from the coding sequence ATGTGTGGCATTGTGGGGATCCTGGGCAAGGAAGCCGTAGCCATTCAGGTGGTCGAGGCGCTGCGGCGGCTCGAGTATCGGGGTTATGATTCCGCCGGCGTCGCGACGCTGGAGAAGGGGCTGCTCACGCGCCGCCGTGCCGAGGGCAAGCTCAGGAATCTCGAGATCCGCCTGTCGAACGAGCCGCTCGATGGGATGATCGGCATCGGCCATACGCGCTGGGCGACGCATGGCAAGCCGAACGAGACCAATGCTCACCCGCATGCGACCGAGAAGCTCGCGGTCGTGCACAACGGCATCATCGAGAACTTCCGCGAGCTGCGCGCCGAGCTCGAAGCTGCGGGCCGCGTCTTCGAGACCGAGACCGATACCGAGATCGTCGCCCATCTCGTCACCAGCGAGATGGAGCGGGGCAAGGATCCGGTTGCGGCGGTTGCAGCCAGCCTGCCACGCCTGCGCGGTGCCTTTGCCCTCGCCTTCCTTTTCCAAGGCGAGGAAGACCTGTTGATCGGCGCTCGCAAGGGCTCGCCGCTCGCGGTCGGCGTCGGTGACGGCGAGATGTATCTCGGCTCCGACGCGCTGGCGTTGGCCCCTTTCACCAATCTCATCGCCTATCTCGAAGAAGGCGATTGGGTCGTGCTCCATCGCAAGAGCGCAACCTTCTACGACGTCACAGGCGCTCAGGTGGAGCGTCGCGCGCAGCGCGTCGCCGCCGGCACCTTCCTGGTCGAGAAGGGCAACTACCATCATTTCATGGCCAAGGAGATCCACGAGCAGCCGGAGGTCGTCGGCCATACGCTGACGAAGTATCTGGACATGGCTGCGGGAACCGTGCGCCTGCCCTTCGATGCCCCCTTTGACTGGAAGGCGCTGTCGCGGCTGTCCATCTCGGCCTGCGGAACCGCCTATTATGCAGGACTGACGGCGAAGTACTGGTTCGAGAAGCTGGCGCGTTTGCCCGTCGAGATCGATGTCGCCTCCGAATTCCGCTATCGCGAGGCGCCGCTGCCCAAGGACGGTCTCGCGCTCTTCGTTTCGCAATCGGGTGAAACCGCCGATACGCTCGCCTGCCTGCGCTACGCCCGTCAGGAAGGGCAGCACGTCCTTTCCGTCGTGAACGTGCTGACCTCGACAATCGCGCGAGAGAGCGATGCCGTGGCGCCGACCCTGGCCGGGCCGGAGATCGGCGTGGCCTCGACCAAGGCCTTCACCTGCCAGTTGACCGCGCTCGCGAGCCTGGCCCTTGCGGCGGCCCGCGCCCGCGGCACGCTCTCGGAGGCGGAGGAGGCCCGATATGTCCGCGAGCTGATCGCCCTGCCGGGATTGATGGCGCAGGCATTGACGCTGGAACCCGAGATCGAAAAGCTCGCCCGCAAGCTGTCGAAAGCGCGCGACGTGCTCTATCTCGGCCGTGGCACGAGCTTCCCGATGGCGCTCGAGGGCGCTCTGAAGCTCAAGGAAATCAGCTACATTCACGCCGAAGGTTATCCGGCAGGTGAGCTGAAGCACGGTCCTATCGCACTGATCGACGAGGACATGCCGGTCATCGTCATCGCACCGCATGATGCGCTGTTCGAGAAGACCGCCTCCAACATGCAGGAGGTCGCGGCACGTGGCGGCCGGATCATCCTGATCACCGACGCCAAGGGGGCTGCCGAATGCGGCATCGAGCCCGAGGTGACGATCGTGATGCCGGATATGGATCCGCTATTCGCACCGATTGTCTATGCAGTCCCGATCCAGATGATCGCCTATCAAACGGCCGTCTTCATGGGAAAGGACGTCGACCAGCCGCGCAACCTGGCAAAATCCGTCACCGTCGAGTGA
- a CDS encoding YbaN family protein codes for MTETPRPLRRWYRPLMFAAGWVFTGIGVVGLVLPLMPGTVFLILAAGCFSRSSPRFETWLLGHPRLGPHVRRWRATGAIDRRAKWIACGSMLFSFGLVALSDAPPVALWASGASLLAAGSYVASRPEPTRED; via the coding sequence GTGACCGAAACACCCCGGCCGCTCCGCCGCTGGTACAGGCCGTTGATGTTCGCCGCCGGTTGGGTGTTCACGGGGATCGGGGTTGTCGGCCTCGTGCTGCCGCTGATGCCCGGAACAGTCTTCCTGATTCTCGCGGCCGGGTGCTTTTCGCGGTCTTCGCCTCGCTTCGAGACCTGGTTGCTTGGCCATCCCAGGCTGGGTCCGCATGTCCGTCGCTGGCGCGCAACTGGCGCGATCGACCGTCGGGCGAAATGGATCGCCTGCGGCTCCATGCTGTTCAGCTTCGGACTGGTGGCGCTGAGCGACGCTCCGCCTGTCGCGCTCTGGGCCAGCGGCGCCAGCCTGCTCGCCGCCGGAAGCTATGTCGCGAGCCGGCCGGAGCCGACCCGCGAGGATTGA
- a CDS encoding DUF502 domain-containing protein, translating into MLQPDLLRPTAGTRLRRYFLTGLVIAGPLAITASVTWWFINLIDGVVKPLIPNNYLPETYLPYPIPGFGLVIGLIGLTLLGFLTANLVGRTLLDAGEAILHRMPVIRGLYKGVKQVFETIFSQSGTSFRKVGMVQFPQPGMWSIVFISQEAAPEINSRLPDGSEQIGVFLPCTPNPTTGFFFYLPRREVVELSISVEDGAKLIMSAGLIQPGENGSKAPPGNGKSQN; encoded by the coding sequence ATGCTTCAGCCGGACTTGCTGCGGCCGACTGCGGGCACGCGGCTGCGCCGCTATTTCCTGACCGGGCTCGTGATCGCGGGGCCGCTGGCGATCACCGCTTCAGTGACGTGGTGGTTCATCAACCTGATCGACGGGGTGGTGAAGCCGCTGATCCCGAACAATTATTTGCCCGAGACGTATCTTCCCTATCCGATCCCGGGCTTCGGGCTGGTGATCGGATTGATCGGCTTGACCCTGCTCGGCTTCCTGACGGCCAACCTGGTCGGACGTACCCTGCTCGATGCGGGAGAGGCGATCCTGCACCGGATGCCGGTGATCCGCGGCCTCTACAAGGGCGTGAAGCAGGTTTTCGAGACGATCTTCTCGCAATCGGGTACCTCGTTCCGCAAGGTCGGCATGGTGCAGTTCCCGCAGCCGGGCATGTGGTCCATCGTTTTCATCTCGCAGGAGGCGGCGCCCGAGATCAACTCACGGCTGCCGGATGGCAGCGAGCAGATCGGTGTCTTCCTGCCCTGTACGCCGAACCCGACCACGGGTTTCTTCTTCTACCTGCCGCGCCGCGAGGTGGTGGAGCTTTCGATCTCCGTAGAGGACGGCGCCAAGCTCATCATGTCCGCCGGGCTGATCCAGCCGGGGGAGAACGGCTCGAAGGCGCCGCCAGGCAACGGCAAGTCCCAGAACTGA
- a CDS encoding AraC family transcriptional regulator, protein MDPISKAVWCVESRFASGISLDEIASVSGVSRFHLCRAFGNATGRSVMRYVRERRLTEAARRLANGAPDILSVALDWGYGSHEAFTRAFREQFGLTPEELRERRDLSALKLVEPIVMDASPTVTLEEPRSVTGKSMLVAGFGSRYTYETTAGIPSLWQKLAPHFGHVPGQIGGIGYGVCYNADDEGCFDYLAGVEVKSFSDLPPEFDRIRIPEQSYVVFLHHGHVSGIKGTFDAIWRDWLPKKGWKASEGPSFERYDERFDPQSGTGTVEIWVPLKA, encoded by the coding sequence ATGGACCCAATCAGCAAAGCCGTGTGGTGCGTCGAGAGCCGCTTCGCCTCCGGGATCTCGCTCGACGAGATCGCCTCGGTCAGCGGCGTCTCGCGCTTCCATCTCTGCCGCGCCTTCGGCAACGCGACCGGCCGCTCGGTGATGCGCTATGTGCGCGAGCGCCGGCTGACCGAAGCCGCCCGGAGACTGGCGAATGGCGCGCCGGACATCCTCTCCGTCGCGCTTGACTGGGGATACGGCTCTCACGAGGCCTTCACCCGCGCCTTTCGCGAGCAATTCGGCCTCACGCCCGAAGAACTGCGCGAGCGGCGCGATCTCTCGGCGCTCAAGCTCGTGGAGCCCATCGTCATGGACGCAAGCCCAACCGTTACCCTGGAAGAACCCCGCTCAGTGACCGGCAAGAGCATGCTCGTTGCCGGGTTCGGCAGCCGCTACACCTATGAGACCACTGCTGGCATTCCGTCGCTCTGGCAAAAGCTCGCTCCGCATTTCGGCCATGTCCCGGGCCAGATCGGCGGCATCGGCTACGGGGTCTGCTACAACGCCGACGACGAGGGCTGCTTCGACTATCTTGCTGGCGTCGAGGTGAAGTCCTTTTCCGACCTGCCACCCGAATTCGACCGCATCCGCATTCCCGAGCAGAGCTATGTCGTGTTCCTGCATCACGGCCATGTTTCGGGCATCAAGGGCACATTCGACGCAATCTGGCGCGACTGGTTGCCGAAGAAGGGCTGGAAAGCCTCGGAAGGGCCGAGCTTCGAGCGCTATGACGAGCGCTTCGATCCGCAAAGCGGTACCGGAACCGTCGAAATCTGGGTTCCGTTGAAGGCCTGA
- the recG gene encoding ATP-dependent DNA helicase RecG, with protein sequence MRPSLLDPLFAPATTLPGVGPKLGKLLDKLLGDETQPARVVDLLLHLPTGAIDRRPSASIADAPVGDVATFSARVTEHRPAPPGKAKAPYRVIVEDETGDVTLVFFHADVRHLLQTLPVGEFRIISGKLELWDGMRQMVHPDRIMDARAFASLPSIEPVYGLTEGIGPRVMTRIVAAAAEKCPDLAEWQDRSFLQKAGFASFAEAIRALHHPPDLRAVEGDTIARRRVAYDELLASQLALALVRRQQKKAAGRVTAGDGRMLKAIEAALPFSLTNGQRQAVADIHSDMEKPERMLRLLQGDVGSGKTVVALMAMVAAAEAGRQSVLMAPTEILARQHAERLAPLAETAGLKLALLTGREKGAGRRQVLERLASGEIAIVVGTHALFQEGVVFHDLALAVVDEQHRFGVHQRLMLGSKGEAVDVLVMTATPIPRTLALTWFGDMDVSVLAEKPAGRKPISTRAISLERYDEVVGAVGRAVEAGAQVYWVCPLVQESDTLDVAAAQERFEELGGHFGTCVGLLHGQMPGRDKDAAMAAFVAGETRILVSTTVIEVGVDVPNASVMVIEHAERFGLAQLHQLRGRIGRGSAASTCLLLYKGPLGSVAEARLTIMRETEDGFRIAEEDLRLRGEGEVLGTRQSGSPDWHVARPEIDGDLLAAARDDARLLIERDPHLAGERGEAVRTLLYLFERDVAIRLLRAG encoded by the coding sequence ATGCGTCCTTCCCTGCTTGATCCGCTCTTTGCTCCCGCGACGACATTGCCCGGCGTCGGCCCCAAGCTCGGCAAGCTTCTGGACAAGCTGCTCGGCGACGAGACGCAGCCGGCGCGGGTCGTCGACCTGCTCTTACACCTTCCCACGGGCGCGATCGATCGTCGCCCCAGCGCCAGCATCGCCGACGCTCCGGTCGGCGATGTCGCGACCTTTTCGGCCCGTGTCACGGAGCATCGCCCGGCCCCACCCGGCAAGGCCAAAGCTCCCTATCGCGTCATCGTCGAGGACGAGACCGGGGACGTGACCCTGGTCTTCTTCCATGCCGATGTCCGCCATCTCCTGCAGACGCTGCCGGTCGGCGAGTTCCGCATCATCTCGGGCAAGCTCGAGCTCTGGGACGGCATGCGCCAAATGGTCCACCCCGACCGCATCATGGATGCCCGGGCCTTCGCCAGCCTGCCGTCGATCGAGCCCGTCTACGGCCTGACCGAAGGCATCGGTCCCCGGGTCATGACACGCATCGTGGCAGCAGCGGCGGAAAAATGCCCGGACCTCGCCGAATGGCAGGACCGCAGCTTTCTGCAGAAAGCCGGCTTCGCCTCCTTCGCCGAGGCCATCCGTGCCCTGCACCACCCGCCGGACCTGCGCGCCGTCGAGGGCGACACGATCGCACGCAGGCGCGTTGCCTATGACGAATTGCTGGCGAGCCAGCTCGCGCTTGCCCTGGTGCGCCGGCAGCAGAAGAAGGCAGCCGGGCGCGTCACCGCCGGTGACGGCCGCATGCTCAAGGCGATCGAAGCCGCCCTGCCCTTTTCGCTCACGAATGGCCAGCGCCAGGCCGTGGCCGATATCCATTCGGACATGGAGAAGCCTGAGCGCATGCTGCGTCTGCTGCAGGGCGATGTCGGCTCGGGAAAGACCGTTGTCGCCCTGATGGCGATGGTTGCAGCCGCCGAGGCCGGCCGGCAATCGGTCTTGATGGCACCCACCGAAATCCTGGCGCGCCAGCATGCCGAACGGCTGGCGCCGCTGGCAGAAACGGCCGGGCTCAAGCTCGCCCTGCTGACCGGCCGCGAGAAGGGCGCCGGCCGACGCCAGGTGCTCGAGCGGTTGGCGAGCGGCGAGATCGCCATCGTGGTCGGCACCCATGCCCTGTTCCAGGAAGGCGTCGTCTTCCATGATCTCGCGCTGGCGGTGGTCGACGAACAGCACCGTTTCGGCGTCCACCAGCGCCTGATGCTGGGCTCGAAGGGCGAGGCCGTCGACGTGCTGGTCATGACCGCAACGCCGATCCCGCGCACCTTGGCGCTGACCTGGTTCGGAGACATGGATGTCTCGGTGCTCGCCGAGAAGCCGGCCGGCCGCAAACCGATCTCGACACGCGCGATCTCTCTCGAACGCTATGACGAGGTCGTCGGCGCAGTCGGCCGCGCGGTGGAGGCCGGCGCGCAGGTCTATTGGGTCTGCCCGCTCGTCCAGGAATCGGACACGCTCGATGTCGCCGCGGCGCAGGAGCGCTTCGAGGAACTGGGAGGGCACTTCGGCACCTGCGTCGGGCTCCTGCATGGCCAGATGCCCGGGCGCGACAAGGACGCTGCAATGGCGGCCTTCGTCGCTGGCGAGACGCGCATCCTGGTTTCGACCACCGTCATCGAGGTCGGGGTCGACGTGCCCAATGCCAGCGTCATGGTGATCGAGCATGCCGAGCGCTTTGGCTTGGCCCAGCTCCACCAGTTGCGCGGGCGGATCGGGCGCGGCTCAGCCGCATCGACCTGCCTCCTGCTCTACAAGGGGCCGTTGGGCTCGGTCGCGGAAGCGCGATTGACCATCATGCGCGAGACCGAGGACGGCTTTCGCATTGCCGAGGAGGATCTGCGCCTGCGTGGCGAAGGCGAGGTGCTCGGCACGCGCCAGTCCGGCTCCCCCGACTGGCACGTTGCCCGCCCTGAAATCGACGGCGATCTGCTGGCCGCCGCGCGCGATGATGCGCGGCTCCTGATCGAGCGCGACCCGCACCTCGCCGGCGAACGCGGCGAGGCCGTCAGGACGCTGCTTTATCTGTTCGAGAGGGACGTCGCGATCAGGCTCTTGCGCGCTGGGTAG